In one window of Trichoderma breve strain T069 chromosome 7 map unlocalized scaffold00008, whole genome shotgun sequence DNA:
- a CDS encoding ribosomal protein l34e domain-containing protein, translated as MASHRVTYRRRNGYNTRSNRTRVIKTPGGDLRVLHIKKRGTAPKCGDCGSKLPGVPALRPREYAQISKPQKTVQRAYGGSRCGGCVRDRIVRAFLIEEQKIVKKVMKEQEASQKKK; from the exons G CTACAACACTCGCTCCAACCGGACCCGAGTCATCAAGACTCCCGGCGGCGACCTCCGAGTTCTGCACATCAAGAAGCGCGGCACTGCCCCCAAGTGCGGTGACTGCGGCTCCAAGCTCCCTGGT GTTCCCGCTCTCCGCCCCCGCGAGTACGCCCAGATCTCCAAGCCCCAGAAGACCGTCCAGCGCGCCTACGGTGGTTCCCGGTGCGGCGGCTGCGTCCGTGACAGAATCGTCCGTGCCTTCCTGATCGAGGAGcagaagattgtcaagaAGGTGATgaaggagcaggaggcgagccagaagaagaaataa